Below is a window of Uloborus diversus isolate 005 chromosome 3, Udiv.v.3.1, whole genome shotgun sequence DNA.
TATGACATATTGAGAGTGCACAGTGCAGACAGGGTTCTATTGTACGCGCTACATTCGAAGCtgtaaagtaaacattttagaataatgcaaaatatatatatttaagaacataaaaagatttaaaattattatatttatatgcAGTGATTTGAATGAGGTTTCATTTCAACTGTATTTTCGATGGCATTTAAGTACATCTAAAAAGTGCATTTACTAGCACATTTATCTGCTACTACTGTTAGTAGGGGAATGTCTGGCTAAGTGAAATGACTAAGATgactaaattttttcaaaatgaacaaatcgaatttttttttttttttgaaaattacagtacaaaaagaaagaacaatgtatttaaaaataaaactttcattaaaacattattttaaattttgggtagtaattttgagccttcaaaaaatagttgaaaatgttcacttttttttcatggggcaaagtgaaaaatgaattatttttataatgaaatattttttatttgattgtaaaaagtatttttgattttaaatgaatcagaaaataaagttttgaatgaataaatgaaaagaaagtggaataataaacaaataatttaaataattaattaatatgggGTAAACGCTCCAGTAGTTGGCCATTTAAGAAATCGGTTGTTGGTTTTTGTTAACCTACAAACTTCAGCAATCAATACAACAATAAAAACATTGTAAGACTTTAGGCTATATCTTTCTGATAACGATTCACTAATTTATTTctagaataaaaacatttttattttaaaaaatcaagctattgctaatacgagaaaatgctccagtagtcggccatataTAGAAATCCAGTGCTCGGCCATGCATGACCCAGTAGTCAgacgtttcattttcattacttttatggGGTgtgagtaaataaatttaaacaaaattgaacgcaaaacttacagcacagcagtGTACTTACAAAAATAGTTATTGCAGTAATTACGAAAGCATTCTGCCCTCTTGATGTCTTCCTAACGTTTATCTTTATATTATCTTCCAAACTGCAATCAATTTGAATATGCATCAAATGCAACAtgcaataattttgtttattatttatcttctactTCAGCGGTACTTAACATAGGGGGGAGGCAGGGAGGGACTCTAGGGGATCGCAAAAGAATATCAAAGGGGCGTTAGGTTCTAtcagataaaatttaaattaaaacaaaatatgacaTTCGGTTTTATGGTCACACGGGAATATAAAAGACTAGTGTCAGCCCTCGCATTAATGATGTGAAAGTGACTAATGTGCACTCCAGCCAACCTCACCTAGATCCGTgaattacctcaaaaaaaaaaattgtatgcaatCCTTTTCATCTTAgataccccctccccctcctagcGAAAAATGTTTCTGTATTAACTGTTTATGTTAACATAAAGACTGAAcaaaagagttgatagaactcaTGACCGATAAAGTGTGAATTATTGATCGATATGATTGGCACTTGACTGGTCCATGGTTGTTAAAGCGAACCTTAAACGTACCGAACATAAAGTTAAAATTGcagcttttgaaataatttcacctcaaaacaatGCAAGTAAAAATCCGTTTGCGTAAAAGATAAGCTATCAAAGTCATGTCTAAAAGAAAAGTTATCATAAAAAACAATGGCACTTCGCAGTGAACGAACTGGAGTAAGATGTTATAAAGGCTCgtccgtattttcaaagtttttcgggggaaggggggggagggagagggtatgaattcaatgcattttaaaggaaaaaagcaaAATGCATAATTACATTGTTTTGAAAATCCAGAGAGGTCAATTGTCCCCTCTCCCCCcttgattgcccaaatgacgggctTGTATGAACCTAAAttaagagagagaggggggggtgTCATGCTGATAATCATACAGctttcaacaagaatattagtaaacgatgaataaactaaaacggatttgtagctacgtaatgcaattttgaagcaaagtttgcattattttaaacaagaaataaattttgctgtCCTAGAAAAATAAAGCTCAAGGAATTGAATATTTGGTTATAGAAGCAGTAATAAAAGAAGTGGtaccaacatttaaaataattagcctTAGTAAAATCAAATCACCAACGTTAGATGGTTTGTTAAGAAAAACGATAAAtcaccatttggtaatgacatgTTGAGTGATAGAATTTTTATTCTAAACGCAACATAGACTGTATTTACAACACCTGTTTTCGAGAATTCTAAGTTAAAATCTACATTAGAAAcaataaaatgacgaaatgaatctttttgtcaaaaaaaggtaAGGTGCAAAGTTTAAaccttttcttttgaagaaataacgtcataaagggaatttttactcaaaacagataaattgccgctgtgtcaatactttattttaactactatttgatgaacattagaaaatccatattaagtACGCAGTTGACTATTGTGTAGATTAATCAAACAGTATAGAACCTGTTGGCAATCTGtcatggccgactattggaaatgcataagaattctgTACCCAGTGGTCGGCatcccctctaaaaataattgagtcttcggtggagttattttttaattgaagcgTTATGTTATACAATCCATTGAAACATAATTGAATGCAAATTTACAGTGGAACGAAGAAAATAAGGGTACTTAACATATAAAGAAGATGtgtcttcttaagaaaaaaaataagcagaatcgtaAACTAGGACGATGGGAACACCACTTAAAATAAAACGACTCGttactacttaataaaaagtaCCCACAACTTCATTGATTTTGGGTGATAATTGGGGATAGGTAAAGGAATGGGGGAATGCATCACATCTGATTTTGAGTCATACACAtaatatttataagcagttttatttCCTTGTGGCCGACTACGGGAGCACTTACcctatgaagaaaaataaatgagtgaataatagagtgaatgaataagaaaataagataatgaatgaataaataagtgaattactaaaggaaggaatgcaaataaatcaattaatacatgaatacgtaagtgttttAGAAAAAGATTGAGTGAGTCAATGAAATAAGATATTTCAcattgccccatccactttgccccgcacgtatcgactacttgagcaaaatatttaaaacacaattaaacttaatattaactaaataaatattgcactgcaTATTAGAATGtctcatttaataattaaaatgttaataagaagAACTTtatcatattataatataaaaaatattttttgactttcaacagttattacaataagagtatcaagttttgaaaatctcctgtattatcatatgttttCATATTCGGCCGTGATTTTTTcctgactagaatagactacatgtgcaactacattgttgaaatattaccagataggtggcgctaaatgtagagtaaatattttaccttttcacttcgccccactttcccctatattattttttataaagcgTTCTTATGAATCGTGATATGTATACACTATTCTGAGCTTTTGTGTTTTCAAACATGTAATAACACTCTGATATTACGAAAAACCTCTGACTTATGGCGGttcaaaatacaaaaaagaaatcgATTACGATTTCTTGAAGACTCCCGTTGTTTTTGTAcgttaaaatgaagtttttatcTTTCACATTCTATCGTTCCCATTTTCTAATCCTTTGATGTTTTAATGCTACTTTATTGTTTTCAACATATCAAGCATTATTTTACAAGTATTGCTTTAACTCTTACATGTGTTTATCATTTgaactatattttatttaatgtaccAGATTAGGTTTGGCTTCAGTTCCATTTCGTAATTACCACGAAACTACTACTTAAAATACAGATAAGCACAATCATGAAATGAGTagggtgaaaaaaataaagaaaaggaaaaacaaccACCTAGTCAACTTATTAAACTACACAAAGTAACGCACAGCAGGGTTGGTTGGGCGAAGTGGttcacccccctaaaactgaaatatgcatttggttttatacttttttacattgatcatgtcatagTTCATCAGAGTGATTGGTTTCGCAAATATTTGGGTTTCgcggaatttttttctaggtcatagaacttatgcaaaaaaaaaagttctgaaaaatattttttttcgagtgGTCGTTAAACCTTcatgtatagtttaacttaaagtgcatactgcaaaaagaattttaaaataaattattattaaaaactgttaaaGAGGATGTGTTCCACTTACCCCGTTAATTTTCGCTATAAGGGGTTAGTGGGTCCCTCCATAatagtgaggatttgaaaatcaaaagcaactctgatgaaatatttgtattagtgaaatacaagacaactatgatgaacTAGTAGGAATTCATAGTTCAGCTAAATAAACTGCTAAAGTTGATGATTATGTATTTGTAAAACTTACATGAAAAAACCCACAAAGATTtatgtaggtctaatgttggcagttgatgatacaaattaaaaagtaCCGTTGAATTTGCatgaacgaatagaaatagtgactttttattggcctggtgcagatgatgttggaataattacagaggatgaagtgataatggttcttccttagccaattTTACACAGAAGCAgacatttagtgtttccaatttctttttcaacttatagttttggctaatttacgAAAATtcatcttaatcaactgtattacgtttattAAACACATCCCtgaatgtaaaagtaaaatatatacctataggctttcgataagtttcacaaatgaaatttgatttatttttgttttaaaattttccgtgatacagattttaaaagacagtaaatatctcaaataaatgcatttacaaaaaattaattcatactaaaatttacatactttatcaatgAAATCTCTTACTACTTTTTGAGTTAAGCttggtttaaatttaaataaaagggggtgacccacttaccccttattagagggtaagtgggacacccatctgatttttaaaaaaatataatcgttaagaatatttaaagcattatttcagaaaataatgatgaacgtttattaataatgtccaagataaataagacaataagttttttttttttttgtcaaaacttttgtataCGGTTTCAAAAACGTACTGTACTCAAATGGGGTTCTACTTACCCAACCAACCctatactttgatttttttatctgtttcagAAAATGTAGAGTCACTTTGGATAATTCCTCGGCAAAACTAAACACCTCCAACTACTATAAAATTAAAGCAAACGTAAATGAATAAGCTATGACAACATGAATCGCCATAATTATGACTTACATAAATTAATGATGGATAAAATAGCAATATatctgtattttcttttttatgaagactacatatattttatgaaaacaaacAAGTGGCCTCCTTTGAGGTACTAATTTTGtgaagttaaaataatattttattattaggaGCGAAATTTGTGGTAATAAGATAAAGACATGATGTTAGCTTTTTCTCCTCTACAAAACAAAGGACTAACCAACGTTTTAATCTCTTTTTCTTTCACCTAAATTATAAAAAAGTAGAAAGAATTATTCATTAAATTTCATTCGCTCTACTATTAGAATAATaatcttaaaaaatacatttttaaactaattacttCACTCTTCCAGgtggttttttctttctttttttttgggggggggggagagtgtagaaagaaaaatcgaaatattaaaatgatGTGTGTGAGAAAATGTGATGCGAATATTCTGTGGCACTAAGTTATCTTTGGCataacaattattaaaaaatgaaaattatttatattctgTACAAGCATATTAATGCAGTAGAGATGAAAAAAACTTATGCAATTTTGAAGTATATTTTGGAATTAAatggattattttattttttttatttacagggAGCTCCGTCGGATCTCCATTAGCAAACCAGTACGTTGAAAGCGTCTTAAATACTGCTCTTCGAAATGAACTTCGAGCTCTCAACTTGGATCCAGCAGTAGTTCCAGGTTTTGTCACAGAGTTTCAAGACAAAGTGGCTATTATTGGAAAAGTGAAAGGTAAAGCCGAGTATGAAAAAGGCACTTTGACCGGACTTGGTCAAGTCCGTCGATTCACCGAATGTCAGGGACCCTATTACAGCTTTGGTACAAAAAGCGTAAACTGCACTGTTGGTTTTGATAATCTTCAACTTAACTATGAAGGCAAATTGAAGTACGGTAAAATGCCAAAGGTGAGTATCAAAGGCAAAGCTAATGTCACCACCACTCTGTTGTACATTGAAGTATCCAGCGTACCAAACGGCAGTCAAGGATCAGTGAAAAACTTCATGTTTACCCAGATTGGAAAATTGGATGTCAAGTTCACTGGCTTGGGGCCTCTCAATAAGTACACTAAGTTCTTAGAAGATGGATACAAAGCCCATGCTCAAGCAGAGATCTTCAACTCGATGAGCCAAAGGTTCCAATATGCTTTAAACAGAGCGTTTTCTTTAGTACCAATGCCAAACTAATGTGTTCAGTAAGCAAATGTGATGCTTGTGCATCACTATGTTGTTTTgtgtaaatatcaaaataaaaaataaagccttGAGTATGACGCTTGAAACCTGTGaagaattttacttttcatacactgtttttccgaaaaattatttgctttccatcacttttaatcataaattgtattttgattaCCGTGAAATGGGGTAACACTGGGacacttttcaaattttactctgtttctatctttattttcaaagtaaaaaatcatttttaggtCAGTTAAGAATTCCTGTTACAAGATACGGCAATCTATTAACTCTAGTTGCTTTGGTAAATCTttaagtacatatatatatatatatatatatatatatatatatatatatatatatatatatatatatatatatatatatatattcatgaataaacaatcaaaataaattggaaaatgcaaaaagcaagaacacaaaaacaacatcaaaatgaaaaaaggtgaaccagggaccgaaACTTTCTCAAGGGGAAgaccggtccctaagttcacaaggcctTTTCTGTTTAGCAAGGggggaaggtcccaataacttgctactCTCCCCGAGAGCCTTTGAGGGAAATAGAACATGAAAACATACCTGAAAAttaaagaacgaaagagtattcaGGCGAACCTTCGAAAGGAAGTAGCAATCAGAATGTAGACCTTGAAAGGGAAATGATTTGCACGTGCCAGGCAAAAATGCAGTTAAGACACGGCAGCAGCAGAGCATGGAATTGAAAAACATGGAGTTGAAAAAACCCTGGAGAGGAAATAAAAATACTGGatcggaaattacatcagaaatttTCAGGATAGATCCCAACAGACCTTCATAGCTTAGGTGGCGTTACTGCAATAATACAATAGCGCTATGTTTCACTCTGCTGGGCAACTCCTTACTTTTCtaatgtaacttaaataaaagattgaggaactttattatagtctaaagtacttttcaataaattaagatttCTGGAGAcaaaatcatttctgttgcagATAGTTTTAATTCTATTGATTTCATTAAACAAGCTGTTACGAAAAACTTTGATTTCATGGAATAGAAATATTGCTATTAAACGATTAACATCGAATTGAAAAGAAAGTCGTTTATCAAAAAGATCAATATGAACTGAATTGTCTGAACGAGAAATATTAAGATCAAGGAAATCAGATCTGATTTCCTTGATCTGATTTTTATCTgttaatatattaatattttatctattttatctACTTAATAGGTAAAACTCAAGATTACagatattattttacattgagCTTCGAAATGTTACTAAAAAACAGATAGTGTAACTAATgctatttaaacactttgtaaaatttagtttttgtccACCAAAGCCAAAAGATTGCTCAAAACTTGTAGctctttaacttaaaaaattcctCAGTCTCAAAGTTACCCgtgaaaaaatgaacatttacaaTATAGAAGTTAGTGTCAAATTGTATAGCCTATGAGTTTGATCAAAAAATTGGCGCTTTTACAGTAAATGTGGAACGAAATGACGGAGTACATTTTATAATACTTTTGTCTCTTAATACTCGTCGATATCGCCTAATATACCAACGCTAGGAGGTGATCCAAGCACCCGAATAACCAACAAGATACTAAAAGCACCATTCAATAGAGATTTTTCCTATAATATATGATCATTTTCCTCTCCTTTTGTAAtcacttttttcatttcaatactgTCATTACGCAAATAAAATATCGTTTTATTCTGAAAACTTTTTCTTGGAACgcaagtttttatttcaaaaagtacaTAGCAGCATTTGTCTAGGTCCCGAAATAAACGTTCCTATAACCCCGAAGCAAGCACACACGTGAAGCAATGCTTAAACTCAAGAAGTTCATATTGTCACAATGTCCCTCCGGCTGTCACAAAGTATGATCCTCTTACAGTAGGTAATATTAGTCACCTACTTTATAATCATTCAAAgattaagtaaatatttattaataattggTTTATGACAGCAGAAATAggtactcgattgcaagctttcttggctatggagaa
It encodes the following:
- the LOC129218712 gene encoding uncharacterized protein LOC129218712 encodes the protein MLPIFLVIAFLVGSSVGSPLANQYVESVLNTALRNELRALNLDPAVVPGFVTEFQDKVAIIGKVKGKAEYEKGTLTGLGQVRRFTECQGPYYSFGTKSVNCTVGFDNLQLNYEGKLKYGKMPKVSIKGKANVTTTLLYIEVSSVPNGSQGSVKNFMFTQIGKLDVKFTGLGPLNKYTKFLEDGYKAHAQAEIFNSMSQRFQYALNRAFSLVPMPN